Proteins encoded in a region of the Bacillus sp. T3 genome:
- a CDS encoding serine/threonine protein kinase — translation MNINAYIRLIEQELLPNVTLKADNLFDPIEVINTSDCWRMLGSGNYAAVFYHKAKPEWVVKIYGRSQHELKKEIEVYKKIGGKHEAFSNLYAFGENYLVLKRIRGITLFNAVVKGKQIPESVMKDIDDALHYATTVGLNPYDVHGKNVVMNGKKGYVVDISDFYKEGYCSKWPDLKKAYKKIYKPLLYRLHPPIPLFIMNMVRKGYRKYKKVKSLCSKKFLESEN, via the coding sequence ATGAATATTAACGCCTATATCAGGTTAATTGAACAAGAGCTACTGCCAAATGTCACATTAAAAGCTGACAATTTGTTTGACCCAATTGAAGTAATTAACACATCTGACTGTTGGAGAATGCTTGGAAGTGGCAATTATGCTGCCGTGTTTTATCACAAAGCAAAACCCGAATGGGTCGTAAAGATATATGGAAGAAGCCAGCATGAGTTAAAAAAAGAAATTGAAGTTTATAAAAAAATTGGTGGGAAGCACGAGGCATTCTCGAACCTCTATGCCTTTGGAGAAAATTATTTGGTGTTAAAAAGGATCAGAGGAATCACGCTTTTTAATGCGGTGGTAAAAGGAAAGCAGATTCCGGAATCAGTGATGAAGGATATTGACGATGCCCTTCATTATGCGACCACAGTTGGATTAAATCCGTATGATGTTCATGGCAAAAATGTAGTGATGAATGGGAAAAAAGGATATGTAGTTGATATTTCTGATTTTTATAAGGAAGGATATTGCAGTAAATGGCCTGATCTAAAGAAGGCTTATAAAAAAATTTACAAACCGTTATTGTATCGCTTGCATCCACCGATTCCGTTGTTCATTATGAATATGGTAAGAAAAGGGTATCGTAAATATAAAAAAGTCAAAAGCCTATGTTCAAAAAAATTTCTAGAAAGCGAAAACTAA
- a CDS encoding manganese-dependent inorganic pyrophosphatase has translation MDKVFIFGHKNPDTDTICSAIAYADLKSKLGVEVEPIRLGSVNGETQYALDQFGVEAPRLVEQVSAEVKHVILVDHNERQQSANDIDQVKVLEVIDHHRIANFETSDPLYYRCEPVGCTATILNKMYKENGVAIEKNIAGLMLSAIISDSLLFKSPTCTEQDVAAAKELAEIAGVDADSYGLAMLKAGADLSQKTIAELITLDAKEFQMGNAKVEVAQVNAVDTNDVMSRQAELEDALNGVIAEKNLDLFLFVVTDILTNDSVAVALGRETSVVEEAFNVTLANNSAVLKGVVSRKKQIVPPLTDAFVKKA, from the coding sequence ATGGATAAAGTATTTATTTTCGGCCATAAAAACCCAGATACAGACACAATTTGTTCTGCAATCGCTTATGCAGATCTGAAATCAAAATTAGGTGTAGAAGTGGAGCCAATCCGTTTAGGTTCTGTAAACGGTGAAACACAATATGCGTTAGATCAATTTGGAGTGGAAGCACCACGCCTAGTGGAGCAAGTCTCTGCAGAGGTTAAACATGTTATTCTTGTTGACCACAATGAGCGCCAGCAAAGTGCGAACGACATCGATCAAGTAAAAGTACTTGAAGTTATTGATCATCATCGTATTGCTAATTTTGAGACTTCAGATCCTTTATACTACCGTTGTGAGCCAGTTGGTTGTACAGCAACAATCCTTAATAAAATGTACAAAGAAAATGGAGTGGCAATCGAGAAAAATATCGCTGGTTTAATGTTGTCAGCTATTATTTCTGATTCATTGCTATTCAAATCTCCAACATGCACGGAGCAGGATGTTGCGGCTGCAAAAGAACTAGCTGAAATTGCTGGTGTAGATGCAGACAGCTATGGTCTAGCTATGTTAAAAGCTGGAGCGGACCTAAGCCAAAAAACAATCGCTGAGTTAATCACGTTAGATGCGAAAGAATTCCAAATGGGCAATGCTAAAGTAGAAGTAGCTCAAGTTAATGCGGTTGACACGAACGATGTTATGAGCCGTCAAGCTGAGCTAGAAGATGCTCTTAACGGTGTGATAGCTGAGAAAAATCTTGATTTATTCTTGTTTGTTGTAACGGATATATTAACAAATGATTCAGTTGCTGTTGCATTAGGTCGCGAAACAAGTGTTGTTGAAGAAGCATTCAACGTAACATTAGCAAATAATAGTGCGGTATTAAAAGGCGTTGTTTCTCGTAAAAAGCAAATCGTTCCACCACTTACAGATGCATTTGTAAAAAAAGCTTAA
- a CDS encoding ammonium transporter: MDTGDTTWMLVSTAVVLFMHVPGLALFYGGLVSERNVISTMMHSFVSLLIVTIVWVLWGYTLAFGTDTAGLIGSFEFLGLKGIGTGTTLGFTIPDLLFVIFQGAFAAITVAIISGGIAGRISFTAWTWFTVLWVTLVYAPMAHWVWGGGWLFEMGELDFAGGTVVHILSGVSALVAAIVIGPRDEKLKNGHAPHNIVFFLIGAATLWFGWYGFNGGSALGSGGLAALSFATTTVAAATGGFGWLMIEWFIRKRPTLVGAATGAIGGLVAITPATGFVTIPSALLIGLLSAPICYFGINFVKVRFKYDDTLDAFGVHGIGGIWGAIATGIFATKSVNEAGNNGLLYGNPEQLLHQFVGVGAAILLATVGTFVILKVIGLFTPLRVSKEEELLGLDLSFHEEFAYNSTTPTAASISSINAKQDAL, from the coding sequence ATCGATACCGGTGATACAACGTGGATGCTCGTGTCGACAGCGGTCGTGTTATTTATGCATGTTCCTGGTCTGGCATTGTTTTATGGGGGATTGGTAAGTGAACGAAATGTAATTTCAACGATGATGCACAGCTTTGTCAGCTTGCTAATCGTAACCATTGTTTGGGTCTTATGGGGCTATACGCTTGCATTTGGAACTGACACAGCCGGATTAATTGGTTCTTTCGAATTTCTTGGCCTAAAAGGGATTGGAACGGGAACAACCTTAGGGTTTACGATTCCTGATCTGCTCTTTGTTATTTTCCAAGGAGCGTTTGCTGCGATTACAGTGGCAATCATTTCAGGGGGAATTGCTGGTCGGATTTCCTTTACTGCCTGGACCTGGTTTACTGTTTTATGGGTTACTCTCGTGTACGCACCTATGGCTCACTGGGTTTGGGGTGGTGGTTGGCTGTTCGAGATGGGAGAGCTTGATTTTGCAGGTGGAACGGTCGTTCATATTCTCTCAGGTGTCAGTGCGCTTGTCGCCGCGATTGTGATTGGGCCACGCGATGAAAAGCTGAAAAATGGTCATGCACCACATAATATCGTATTTTTTCTAATTGGGGCTGCAACGCTCTGGTTTGGCTGGTATGGCTTTAATGGTGGAAGCGCGCTTGGATCAGGTGGTCTTGCTGCCCTTTCGTTTGCCACAACAACAGTAGCAGCGGCGACTGGAGGCTTTGGCTGGCTGATGATTGAATGGTTTATTCGCAAACGGCCAACTCTTGTTGGCGCAGCGACCGGTGCAATTGGCGGTTTAGTGGCGATCACACCAGCAACTGGATTTGTAACCATTCCATCTGCACTTTTGATTGGCCTTCTCTCTGCACCAATTTGCTATTTTGGTATAAATTTTGTTAAGGTTCGCTTTAAATATGATGATACATTGGATGCGTTTGGTGTCCATGGGATTGGCGGAATTTGGGGCGCGATTGCGACTGGAATTTTTGCCACTAAAAGTGTAAATGAAGCAGGAAATAACGGACTGCTGTATGGAAATCCAGAACAACTCCTTCACCAATTTGTTGGAGTAGGAGCAGCGATTTTGCTGGCAACAGTCGGCACCTTTGTCATCCTGAAGGTCATCGGGCTGTTTACCCCGCTGCGTGTTAGTAAGGAAGAGGAGCTATTGGGCTTAGATTTAAGCTTCCACGAAGAATTTGCTTATAATTCTACGACTCCCACTGCTGCTTCCATATCATCCATCAATGCAAAACAGGATGCACTTTAG
- a CDS encoding cation diffusion facilitator family transporter, whose amino-acid sequence MERSEEIKKAESGAWLSIIVYILLSILKLGVGYIGNSEALRADGLNNTTDVVVSIAVLIGLRISRKPADENHLYGHYRAESVASLIAAIVMTAVGVQIIMNAGRSFLSSNYSQPDMLTSWTALFGALVLFIVFFYNRNLAKKLNSSSLMAAAQDSKSDALVSIGAFIGIIGAKLGAPWLDSFTAVIVGIIIIKTAFSIFRESSTLLTDGFDQNRLALIKKTVERTEGVLDVKDIKAREHGNKVYVDTTILVNPHLTVVESHKITEDIEKKMLVEHRNTYVLVHIEPYDVKELL is encoded by the coding sequence ATGGAAAGATCGGAAGAAATAAAAAAGGCGGAATCAGGTGCCTGGCTCAGTATCATAGTGTATATTTTATTATCAATACTTAAGCTTGGTGTTGGCTATATTGGAAATTCAGAGGCTTTACGTGCAGATGGTTTAAACAACACAACAGATGTCGTTGTTTCGATTGCGGTCCTTATCGGATTAAGAATTTCAAGAAAACCAGCAGACGAAAACCATTTATACGGGCACTATCGTGCAGAATCTGTTGCCTCATTAATTGCAGCCATTGTCATGACCGCCGTCGGTGTGCAGATCATAATGAATGCAGGGCGTTCATTCCTGTCTTCAAACTACTCTCAGCCAGATATGCTCACATCATGGACAGCACTTTTTGGTGCATTAGTGTTATTCATAGTTTTCTTTTACAATCGGAATTTAGCAAAAAAATTAAATAGCTCCTCCCTAATGGCAGCTGCTCAGGATAGTAAATCAGATGCACTAGTCAGTATTGGGGCATTTATCGGTATTATTGGTGCCAAATTAGGCGCCCCTTGGCTCGATAGCTTTACGGCCGTTATTGTAGGAATCATCATCATTAAAACAGCTTTCTCGATTTTCCGAGAATCCTCTACTTTACTTACAGATGGATTTGATCAAAACCGTTTGGCATTAATCAAGAAAACCGTTGAAAGAACTGAAGGAGTTCTCGATGTAAAGGATATTAAGGCCCGCGAGCACGGCAATAAAGTGTATGTCGACACAACCATCCTTGTTAATCCGCACCTAACCGTTGTGGAGAGTCATAAAATTACCGAGGACATTGAAAAGAAAATGCTAGTCGAACACAGGAACACCTATGTTCTTGTTCATATCGAACCGTATGATGTTAAAGAGCTTTTGTAA
- a CDS encoding TIGR00266 family protein yields MNNHEIDYKIYGDDMQFVEVELDPEETVIAEAGSFMMMDGDIQMETIFGDGSGRDSGSGIMGKLFSAGKRLVTGESLFMTAFTNKGTGKKHVSFASPYPGSIIPMDLSEHNGKIICQKDAFLAAAKGVSVGVEFQKKIGVGFFGGEGFIMQKLEGDGLAFVHAGGTIHKKELAAGDMLKVDTGCLVALTSDVHYDIEFVSGIKTAMFGGEGLFFATLRGPGTVWIQSLPFSRLASRVFAAAPAGGGSKDEGSIAKGLFNMLNGD; encoded by the coding sequence ATGAATAACCATGAAATTGATTACAAGATTTATGGAGATGACATGCAGTTCGTCGAAGTAGAATTAGACCCTGAAGAAACCGTTATTGCAGAAGCCGGTAGCTTTATGATGATGGATGGCGACATTCAAATGGAAACCATTTTTGGCGATGGTTCTGGTCGTGATAGCGGCAGTGGAATCATGGGTAAGCTTTTCAGTGCAGGAAAACGCCTTGTAACAGGTGAAAGCTTATTTATGACGGCGTTTACCAACAAAGGGACAGGAAAAAAACATGTTTCATTTGCTTCACCATACCCTGGAAGCATCATTCCCATGGACTTAAGCGAGCATAATGGCAAAATCATTTGTCAGAAGGATGCTTTTTTAGCAGCAGCAAAAGGGGTATCAGTCGGCGTTGAATTTCAAAAGAAAATCGGTGTAGGATTCTTTGGCGGCGAGGGCTTTATTATGCAAAAGCTTGAAGGCGATGGTTTAGCCTTTGTTCACGCAGGTGGCACGATACATAAAAAAGAACTAGCAGCTGGCGACATGCTCAAAGTGGACACAGGCTGTCTGGTGGCACTAACAAGTGATGTACATTATGATATTGAATTTGTCAGTGGTATTAAAACCGCAATGTTTGGCGGCGAAGGTTTATTTTTTGCAACACTAAGAGGACCTGGTACGGTTTGGATTCAGTCTCTGCCATTTAGCCGCCTTGCCAGCCGAGTATTTGCAGCGGCTCCTGCTGGAGGAGGCTCAAAAGACGAGGGCAGCATTGCCAAAGGGCTATTTAACATGTTAAATGGAGATTAA